The proteins below come from a single Aegilops tauschii subsp. strangulata cultivar AL8/78 chromosome 6, Aet v6.0, whole genome shotgun sequence genomic window:
- the LOC109763434 gene encoding uncharacterized protein isoform X2, translated as MEDDNLLSEILLRLPPDPSSLPRASLVANRWLGLVSDPGFSRRFRPHHHRNPPLLGFFESSHFEPTMDSPNRVPEGRFSYEHTGNGCFIPFGCRHGLQLIFHQSGKQLHVRDPFNGDKRRLPVPPGFDGWETPISGAVFRAAGDIQHFQVVLVGTERNNQHHTRVIARVYSSETGIWGNLMSTPLPPKASSSMDQHPTKIRMWFTISVLVGHSLYWLLTNISAATNMLDGILEFDLERQTLAVIPVPVDIANNCLSQFQVMQAEGGGLGIFFLSKFSAQLWKMETDSDGVASWVLGRTVELDKPLSLNPEEEESLIIGGFAEYNNVVFLRTPTNFFMVQLESLQFKKVSKSNSLTRYDPFESVYVAGTGIDGGHDGAEFFRNT; from the exons ATGGAGGACGACAACCTGCTCTCTGAGATCCTCCTCCGACTCCCCCCAGATCCGTCCTCCCTCCCTCGCGCCTCCCTCGTCGCCAACCGCTGGCTCGGCCTCGTCTCCGACCCCGGCTTCTCCCGCCGCTTCCGCCCCCACCACCACCGTAACCCCCCTCTTCTCGGTTTCTTCGAGAGCTCGCACTTCGAACCTACAATGGATTCCCCCAATCGTGTCCCGGAAGGTCGCTTCTCCTACGAGCACACCGGCAACGGCTGCTTCATACCCTTCGGGTGCCGCCATGGCCTCCAACTCATCTTCCACCAATCAGGGAAGCAGCTCCATGTGCGGGACCCGTTCAACGGCGACAAGCGCCGCCTACCCGTTCCCCCGGGGTTCGATGGCTGGGAGACCCCGATCAGCGGAGCGGTGTTTCGCGCTGCCGGAGACATCCAACACTTCCAGGTGGTCTTGGTAGGCACCGAGAGAAACAACCAACATCATACACGGGTAATCGCCCGCGTCTACTCATCGGAGACTGGCATATGGGGTAATCTCATGTCGACACCGCTTCCACCCAAGGCTTCGAGTTCTATGGACCAACATCCCACCAAGATTAGAATGTGGTTTACTATCAGTGTGCTAGTTGGGCATTCCCTTTACTGGTTGCTCACTAATATATCGGCAGCAACCAACATGTTGGATGGCATCCTTGAGTTTGATTTGGAGAGGCAGACTCTAGCTGTGATACCGGTGCCGGTGGATATTGCCAATAATTGTCTTAGCCAATTTCAGGTTATGCAGGCAGAGGGTGGTGGACTTGGTATTTTCTTTCTATCAAAATTCAGTGCCCAACTATGGAAGATGGAGACTGATTCTGATGGTGTTGCTTCATGGGTGCTGGGAAGAACTGTTGAACTGGACAAGCCACTTTCCCTGAATCCAGAAGAGGAAGAGTCCCTAATTATAGGGGGGTTTGCTGAGTACAATAATGTTGTGTTCCTACGGACACCTACCAACTTCTTCATGGTCCAGCTTGAGTCATTGCAGTTCAAGAAAGTTTCCAAGAGCAACAGCTTGACTCGCTATGATCCGTTTGAAAGTGTCTATGTTGCAG GCACGGGTATTGATGGTGGACATGATGGAGCTGAATTTTTTCGTAATACGTAA
- the LOC109763434 gene encoding uncharacterized protein isoform X1 → MEDDNLLSEILLRLPPDPSSLPRASLVANRWLGLVSDPGFSRRFRPHHHRNPPLLGFFESSHFEPTMDSPNRVPEGRFSYEHTGNGCFIPFGCRHGLQLIFHQSGKQLHVRDPFNGDKRRLPVPPGFDGWETPISGAVFRAAGDIQHFQVVLVGTERNNQHHTRVIARVYSSETGIWGNLMSTPLPPKASSSMDQHPTKIRMWFTISVLVGHSLYWLLTNISAATNMLDGILEFDLERQTLAVIPVPVDIANNCLSQFQVMQAEGGGLGIFFLSKFSAQLWKMETDSDGVASWVLGRTVELDKPLSLNPEEEESLIIGGFAEYNNVVFLRTPTNFFMVQLESLQFKKVSKSNSLTRYDPFESVYVAEYPLVGTGIDGGHDGAEFFRNT, encoded by the exons ATGGAGGACGACAACCTGCTCTCTGAGATCCTCCTCCGACTCCCCCCAGATCCGTCCTCCCTCCCTCGCGCCTCCCTCGTCGCCAACCGCTGGCTCGGCCTCGTCTCCGACCCCGGCTTCTCCCGCCGCTTCCGCCCCCACCACCACCGTAACCCCCCTCTTCTCGGTTTCTTCGAGAGCTCGCACTTCGAACCTACAATGGATTCCCCCAATCGTGTCCCGGAAGGTCGCTTCTCCTACGAGCACACCGGCAACGGCTGCTTCATACCCTTCGGGTGCCGCCATGGCCTCCAACTCATCTTCCACCAATCAGGGAAGCAGCTCCATGTGCGGGACCCGTTCAACGGCGACAAGCGCCGCCTACCCGTTCCCCCGGGGTTCGATGGCTGGGAGACCCCGATCAGCGGAGCGGTGTTTCGCGCTGCCGGAGACATCCAACACTTCCAGGTGGTCTTGGTAGGCACCGAGAGAAACAACCAACATCATACACGGGTAATCGCCCGCGTCTACTCATCGGAGACTGGCATATGGGGTAATCTCATGTCGACACCGCTTCCACCCAAGGCTTCGAGTTCTATGGACCAACATCCCACCAAGATTAGAATGTGGTTTACTATCAGTGTGCTAGTTGGGCATTCCCTTTACTGGTTGCTCACTAATATATCGGCAGCAACCAACATGTTGGATGGCATCCTTGAGTTTGATTTGGAGAGGCAGACTCTAGCTGTGATACCGGTGCCGGTGGATATTGCCAATAATTGTCTTAGCCAATTTCAGGTTATGCAGGCAGAGGGTGGTGGACTTGGTATTTTCTTTCTATCAAAATTCAGTGCCCAACTATGGAAGATGGAGACTGATTCTGATGGTGTTGCTTCATGGGTGCTGGGAAGAACTGTTGAACTGGACAAGCCACTTTCCCTGAATCCAGAAGAGGAAGAGTCCCTAATTATAGGGGGGTTTGCTGAGTACAATAATGTTGTGTTCCTACGGACACCTACCAACTTCTTCATGGTCCAGCTTGAGTCATTGCAGTTCAAGAAAGTTTCCAAGAGCAACAGCTTGACTCGCTATGATCCGTTTGAAAGTGTCTATGTTGCAG AATACCCCCTTGTAGGCACGGGTATTGATGGTGGACATGATGGAGCTGAATTTTTTCGTAATACGTAA